In Aegilops tauschii subsp. strangulata cultivar AL8/78 chromosome 3, Aet v6.0, whole genome shotgun sequence, one genomic interval encodes:
- the LOC109777595 gene encoding uncharacterized protein, producing the protein MGFGVVSLLNAVFRRAFTSAGLRPSSVAVDADTTLHFWAHPSLLSSPDAESKQQRGRRPVVVLIHGFGPDPTWQWAAQAGPLSKHFDLIVPTLLFFGASTTRAPGRSDAFQAAAIAQLLASDSLVGGEGRVVHVVGTSYGGLVAYHLARALQQGGGAWTVGKVAVCSSDLAKGPEDDRALAAKGGVADVTELMVPADTKALRRLMDICAHGPPKYLPECLARDLLRKCFAVQREGKIELIKGIASGHGFQITPLPQEVLIVWGEFDQIFPVAKAHKVKEKLGEKATVRIIPNTGHLPQQEDSKLFNQILLDFLLPPPSSSNGNAAK; encoded by the exons ATGGGGTTCGGCGTGGTGTCCCTCCTCAACGCGGTGTTCCGCCGGGCCTTCACCTCGGCCGGCCTCCGGCCAAGCTCCGTCGCCGTCGACGCCGACACCACGCTCCACTTCTGGGCGCacccctccctcctctcctcccccgaCGCCGAATCCAAGCAGCAGCGGGGGCGGCGGCCGGTGGTGGTGCTGATCCACGGCTTCGGCCCGGACCCGACGTGGCAGTGGGCGGCGCAGGCGGGCCCGCTGTCCAAGCACTTCGACCTCATCGTGCCCACGCTGCTCTTCTTCGGCGCGTCCACCACGCGGGCCCCGGGCCGCTCCGACGCGTTCCAGGCGGCCGCCATCGCCCAGCTCCTCGCCAGCGACAGCCTCGTCGGCGGGGAGGGGCGCGTCGTGCACGTGGTGGGCACCAGCTACGGCGGGCTGGTGGCGTACCACCTGGCGCGGGCGCTGCAGCAGGGAGGAGGGGCGTGGACGGTGGGGAAGGTGGCGGTGTGCAGCTCGGACCTGGCCAAGGGGCCCGAGGACGACCGGGCGCTGGCGGCCAAGGGCGGCGTGGCGGACGTGACGGAGCTGATGGTGCCGGCGGACACCAAGGCGCTGCGGCGGCTGATGGACATCTGCGCCCACGGCCCGCCCAAGTACCTCCCCGAGTGCCTCGCCCGCGACCTCCTCCGG AAGTGCTTCGCCGTCCAGAGAGAGGGGAAGATCGAGCTGATCAAGGGGATCGCCTCCGGGCACGGCTTCCAGATCACCCCTCTCCCTCAGGAGGTGCTGATCGTGTGGGGCGAGTTCGACCAGATCTTCCCGGTGGCCAAGGCGCACAAGGTGAAGGAGAAGCTCGGCGAGAAGGCGACGGTGAGGATCATCCCCAACACGGGCCACCTGCCGCAGCAGGAGGACTCCAAGCTCTTCAACCAGATCCTCCTCGACTTCCTCCTCCCTCCGCCTTCCTCCTCCAATGGCAACGCCGCCAAATAG